GGTCCGTTAAAGTTAAAACAAGGAGGAATGGGCATTGTTGGTAGAATACCTGTTTACAATCAAAATAAGTTTTGGGGATTTACCGCTGTAGTTATTAAATTTGAAACGTTACTAAATACTGCCGGAATCAACTCTCTAGATCAAACCAAGTATTATTTTCAGTTTTCTAAGGTAAGTCCTATTACGAATAAAGAAGTATTTTTTCTGCCGATTCAAAGTGATTTGTCTAAAGACCAGTATGTTTCTTATGTCATGCCTCAGAGTGATTGGAAGCTTTATTTGATCAAAAAAGAAACAAATAGTTTTTTGCATATTTTTATATTACCATTGCTTTTTGGGATTATTATTGCCGCTTTTTTAGGTGTTTTGACCACTAAGTTATTAAATAAACCAAAAAAATTACAGCTTTTAGTTGATGCCCAAGTAAATGAACTTCAGAAAAATGAAATGAAGTTTAAGTCTATATTTGATCAAGCCACTGTGGGTTTTGCAATTGTTGATGCAAATTCGGGTGATTTAGTTCAGGTCAACGAAAAATATTGTAGCATGTTAGGCTATTCTGAAGAAGAGATAAACAAGAAAAACCTAACTTTATTTACGCATCCGGATGATGTTTCGATAAGTTTATTACATTTAAAAAACCTCAGGGAGGGTGTTGTTCGAGAGTACTCTTCGGAAAAGCGATATGTGACAAAAACGGGAGAAATTATTTGGGTAAGTTTGACGGTTTCTCCACTTTGGAAAGTAAATGAAAAACCTACAGTAAATATTGCTTTTATAAAAGATATCACAATAACAAAACAAGCTCAGGAATTAATAAAAAAAAGTGAAACACGATTTAGATCCCTTTTTGATAATTCGCTTATGCCGTTATGGGAAGAGGATTTTTCTGGAGTGAAAAACTATCTTATTGAGCTGGATTTAATGAATAAAAGCCCCGAGTATGTTTACTCTTTTTTTAATGAAAATCCAGATGAATTTTACAAATGCATTTCGTTAGTTAAAATTATTGATGTTAATTATGAGTGTTTAAAACTTCATAAAGTCAAAGATAAAGCTACATTAATGGACAATCTAAGTCAATTAATTGACTCTGGGTCGTTTGATGAAGTAAAGAAACAATTGGTTGCCATTTCTCAAAATGCGAAACAATTTAGTATTGATTCGAGAATAAAAAATATGAATGGAGAATATCGCGATATTAATTTGAGATGGAGTGTTATTCAAGGTTACGAAGAATCGTTTGAAAGAGTAATCCTTTCTACCGAAGATATCACAGAGCGAAAAACTTCTGAAAAAATAATTATTAATTCTCAAAAAAATATAAAATCATTAATAGACACTATTGATGGTATTGTATGGGAATTTGATTTAGTAACTGCTACTTTGACTTTCATCAGTAAAAAAGTGGAGAAAATATTGGGCTATTCTGTAAAAGAATATTTGTCATGCTCCACTTTTTGGGAAGACCACATCTATTCTGAGGATAAAAAATGGGTTTTAGAATACTCAGCATCTTTAAATAAAAAAGGTTTAAACCATGATTATGAATACCGAATGGTTAATAAAAAAGGCGAAATAGTATGGATTAGAGATATCATAAATTTTGTTTTTGAAAATGATGTGCCAGTAAGTTCTCGTGGAATTATGATTGATATTACCAAAATGAAACAGGCCGAAAATGATTTAAGCAGCTCTTTAGATTTAGTCACAGAACAGAACAAGAGATTACTTAATTTTTCTTATATTGTATCTCATAATTTAAGATCCCATTCCAGTAACATTGAATCTATAACTTCATTGATAGAATTTTCGGAATCAGAAGAGGAAACGTTGGAAATGGTACAATTACTAAAAAAAGTTACCCAGTCGCTTAATGATACCATGCACAATCTTAATGAAGTTGTTAATATAAAAGCAAATATAGATATTGTATACGAATCTTTGAATTTGAAGCAATATAGTGAGGAAGCCATTGCCATTCTTACGGAACAAATTGCGATAAAAGATGTTCAAATAATAAATAATATTCCATCCGATGTTGTTGTAATGTACAATCCGGCTTATATGCAAAGTGTTTTTCTTAATTTGATTTCAAATGCTATTCGGTACAGTCATCCGGATCGCAAACCAGAAATTACAATTGATTTTTATACGGAGAAAGATAAAAAAGTGCTTCAAATCACGGATAATGGAATTGGGATTGATCTTCACAAAAATGGAGATAAAATATTTGGTATGTACAAAACATTCAGCACTAATTCTGATTCAAAAGGGATTGGGTTGTTTATCACCAAAAATCAAATTGATGCTATGGGCGGTAGTATCTCTATAGAAAGCGAACCCAATATAGGGACCACATTTAAAATCTATATTTAATGAAAAAAAAAGAGATATGGATAGTTGATGATGACAATATATACCAAATAATTGTCCGTAAAATCATTAGTAAAATAGAGTTGTTTTCATCTTTTTCTTCCTATAAAAACGGAAAAGATGCTATTGATGCTTTGAAAAAAGCAATCGAAAACAACGAAAATATACCAGATGTCATTTTATTAGATATTAATATGCCTATCATGGACGGATGGGAATTCATGGATGAAATAGTATCCTATAAATCAAAACTAAAGCAAAAAATAGCCATTTATATAGTTAGTTCATCAATTGCAGTTCAAGATAAAGATAAAGCTAAAACGTATACCGAAATTTTAGGTTTCTTGTCAAAACCCATTACTATGGATGCTTTGTATGAAATCGTATCCGAAATTTAAGCTACTTGTATTTCTCTTTTTATTTCTTCTAATGTTTTATTGGTAAAAATTAGTTCTTCAATGATTTGTTGTCTCAAAACAGTTAAATCATCATATTCAAAATACTTAGCCCAAGAAGTCAGATTTTGTAAATTTCTAATTTGTTTGATTCTTTTTGTCGTTTCAAAACTGGTGCGAAGTAATGCTTTATGATCGTAGTTGGGATTATTTTTGTGTTGGTAATTGACTGTGTTTTTTAAATAATCCGCTTCTAAATAATACAATTCTTCCAGAGCATTATCTGGATAAAATTCTGTCCAAGCGGCAAAACCTACTTTTGTTTTAGAATCTGTTTCGGGTTCCATTGGTTCTAAACGCCATTTGCTGTTAGCCAATCGTCCCCAATGATTTGATAATCGGTACATTCCGATTGTGGTGTAATAATAGCAACTGCCAGATTTACTTTGGAATTGCAATTTTAAATTCTCGATAGATTTTAAGTTTTGTTCCTTAAAAACACAAAAGGTGTTTTTGAATGAATTAGGGTTGGGTCGAAATGTTTTTTCCATAAAACAAAGATAATGAGAAAGCCTGAAAGCGCATAAGAGAAACAATAATTGATTAACTTTGCAAAATTAAATCTTTAAATTAAATTGATTATGACCAAGCCTTCTCATGAAAAAATGTTACAAAAAGGAATTTTTACCGGAATAATGGAGCAAGATGAAAACGGCAATTTTTTTTGTGGTGAATATCTTTTAGACTATAAGATGGCACAAGCCCATACTATTGGAGACTGGATTACAATAAAATCAATTATCGAAAATCCAAGCGATATCAGTTACAATAAATACCCAAAAAAGTCAAAAAACTTCGATAAAGCCAATAATAAACCGCAACAGTAGTCTTTTTTTTTATTCCAAAAAGAGTTCAATTTTCGATTATTTTTTTTGGATAAACTAAAAAGTTAAAAAAAAGTGTACCTTTGCAAAAAATTTGTCGATTTTGAATTTAAATGATATTGAATTCATGTTAAAAGACAAGTAGTTACCTTATTTATGAAAAAAATAGTTGAATACCGCAAACTGCTAAATGTAGACAAAACTGCTGAGCTTAAAGATTTAAAAACGATTTACCGTAATGCGATGAAAGAAGCGCATCCGGATAAATTTCAAGGCGATGAAATCGGATTGAAAGCTGCTGAAGAAAACAGTAAAAAAATTATTGAAGCATATCATTTCTTGGTAAGCATCAATCCTGAAACAATCAAACAAAACTTACCTGAATACACAGAAACTATTTCAACTTCT
This region of Flavobacterium lacustre genomic DNA includes:
- a CDS encoding KTSC domain-containing protein, giving the protein MKKIVEYRKLLNVDKTAELKDLKTIYRNAMKEAHPDKFQGDEIGLKAAEENSKKIIEAYHFLVSINPETIKQNLPEYTETISTSTITDYKFVEGRLIINFSNGSVYEYISVPKATYVKMVNADSPGRFAKRHILNSFTWRKTINQD
- a CDS encoding PAS domain S-box protein, coding for MSTETKWSNFVDWFVIRPKTSGFLIFLVFSVGVVFLNTLRYQILKDSEQNEMNIILKNIHQNIEESLRTSYGTTVSLALCIDDNGIPQNFEEISRKLIESNPVVSAVELVPNGAIKYIYPLKGNEAALNLNILDSSTLQQEARKSIKTQQIYFAGPLKLKQGGMGIVGRIPVYNQNKFWGFTAVVIKFETLLNTAGINSLDQTKYYFQFSKVSPITNKEVFFLPIQSDLSKDQYVSYVMPQSDWKLYLIKKETNSFLHIFILPLLFGIIIAAFLGVLTTKLLNKPKKLQLLVDAQVNELQKNEMKFKSIFDQATVGFAIVDANSGDLVQVNEKYCSMLGYSEEEINKKNLTLFTHPDDVSISLLHLKNLREGVVREYSSEKRYVTKTGEIIWVSLTVSPLWKVNEKPTVNIAFIKDITITKQAQELIKKSETRFRSLFDNSLMPLWEEDFSGVKNYLIELDLMNKSPEYVYSFFNENPDEFYKCISLVKIIDVNYECLKLHKVKDKATLMDNLSQLIDSGSFDEVKKQLVAISQNAKQFSIDSRIKNMNGEYRDINLRWSVIQGYEESFERVILSTEDITERKTSEKIIINSQKNIKSLIDTIDGIVWEFDLVTATLTFISKKVEKILGYSVKEYLSCSTFWEDHIYSEDKKWVLEYSASLNKKGLNHDYEYRMVNKKGEIVWIRDIINFVFENDVPVSSRGIMIDITKMKQAENDLSSSLDLVTEQNKRLLNFSYIVSHNLRSHSSNIESITSLIEFSESEEETLEMVQLLKKVTQSLNDTMHNLNEVVNIKANIDIVYESLNLKQYSEEAIAILTEQIAIKDVQIINNIPSDVVVMYNPAYMQSVFLNLISNAIRYSHPDRKPEITIDFYTEKDKKVLQITDNGIGIDLHKNGDKIFGMYKTFSTNSDSKGIGLFITKNQIDAMGGSISIESEPNIGTTFKIYI
- a CDS encoding response regulator gives rise to the protein MKKKEIWIVDDDNIYQIIVRKIISKIELFSSFSSYKNGKDAIDALKKAIENNENIPDVILLDINMPIMDGWEFMDEIVSYKSKLKQKIAIYIVSSSIAVQDKDKAKTYTEILGFLSKPITMDALYEIVSEI